One genomic window of Desulfovibrio gilichinskyi includes the following:
- a CDS encoding Rossmann-like domain-containing protein, which translates to MSKSILNQIQEKARKIWEKEGILDENISITARILSTEEAIGNPEGDDFPLLRGKEKLMEAEFRGSKGQAFTDRFGDFSTSLREVCEMKLENNFRRAIFVSSLNAVQSNLGQTDHTIHCRNEGPALCAPKFAEYVMEKYGKIRITQIGYQPAMIKAFAPKFDLRVVDLDPDNIGVNKCGIIIEGPADTAKAIDSADLLIVTGSTLVNETITDFLVENKPTIFFGTTVSAAADLMGWTRFCAESS; encoded by the coding sequence ATGAGTAAATCAATTTTAAATCAGATTCAGGAAAAAGCGCGCAAAATTTGGGAAAAAGAAGGTATTCTTGATGAAAACATTTCCATTACAGCCAGAATACTGAGCACAGAAGAAGCTATAGGCAACCCTGAAGGTGATGATTTTCCTTTGCTGCGCGGTAAAGAAAAACTGATGGAAGCAGAATTCCGCGGTTCCAAAGGACAAGCTTTCACAGACCGTTTTGGAGATTTCAGCACTTCGCTTCGGGAAGTTTGCGAAATGAAACTTGAAAACAACTTTCGCCGTGCAATATTCGTATCCTCCCTTAATGCAGTTCAATCTAATTTAGGGCAAACTGATCATACTATTCACTGTCGCAATGAAGGACCAGCCCTTTGCGCTCCTAAATTTGCTGAATATGTTATGGAAAAATACGGCAAAATCCGCATCACACAAATAGGATATCAGCCGGCAATGATTAAAGCTTTTGCCCCTAAATTCGATCTTAGAGTTGTTGATTTGGATCCCGACAACATCGGCGTCAACAAATGCGGAATAATTATTGAAGGCCCTGCTGACACGGCAAAAGCTATCGACTCAGCGGACCTGCTTATTGTCACAGGATCAACCCTTGTTAACGAAACCATCACTGACTTTTTGGTCGAAAACAAGCCGACTATTTTCTTTGGCACCACCGTTTCCGCAGCTGCAGATTTAATGGGATGGACCCGTTTTTGCGCTGAAAGCAGCTAG
- a CDS encoding molybdate ABC transporter permease subunit, giving the protein MDFTAILSDSSTMRPLILSGKVLAVSGLLQILLGIPLACWLARSHGTLNNIMDTAVTMPLVFPPVAMGFGLLLLLGRSGPMSPLFGDNIIFSFPGLVVAAFIAGLPLAVKPIQAALKSAEAARLSEVAAVLGKSETVILLRVLLPYAKRSIAAGMLLALGRSLGEVGMTLMLGGNIIGRTNTLSLEIYNSVFNGEFERAIVLSMIIGAVSVAMFVVLKKVSDN; this is encoded by the coding sequence ATGGATTTCACGGCTATCCTTTCAGACAGCTCAACAATGCGCCCGCTTATTCTTTCGGGTAAAGTTCTGGCTGTTTCCGGACTCCTGCAGATATTGCTCGGAATTCCTCTTGCGTGCTGGCTTGCCCGTTCGCATGGAACTCTTAACAATATCATGGATACAGCTGTGACAATGCCACTTGTTTTTCCACCCGTTGCAATGGGCTTCGGACTTCTTCTGCTGCTAGGCAGAAGCGGACCGATGAGCCCTTTGTTCGGAGACAACATCATTTTCAGTTTTCCCGGGCTGGTGGTTGCTGCATTCATTGCGGGACTTCCTCTAGCTGTAAAGCCGATTCAAGCCGCACTTAAATCGGCAGAAGCAGCTAGACTTAGCGAAGTAGCGGCAGTACTTGGAAAATCAGAAACTGTAATTCTTCTGCGGGTATTACTGCCATATGCCAAACGCAGCATTGCAGCAGGGATGTTGCTGGCACTTGGCAGATCACTTGGCGAAGTCGGTATGACATTGATGCTTGGCGGGAACATTATAGGCAGAACAAACACTCTTTCACTGGAAATATACAATTCTGTTTTCAATGGTGAATTTGAAAGAGCTATAGTACTTTCGATGATTATAGGCGCAGTATCGGTTGCAATGTTTGTTGTTTTAAAAAAAGTCTCCGACAATTAA
- the modA gene encoding molybdate ABC transporter substrate-binding protein → MRINQLFLIFLLVLCIPAAAQSKMILASGAGYRSLVDDLADTYTKETGNQIERIYGNMSRVTAQASVSGAVDMVLGDANFLKKAKLPFKTTHKIGNGKLVVAFPKGSSFHDKTDLLNAKVTRIAIPDTNRAIYGKAALQYFKNTGIYDKIESKLLIVATVPQSASYVVAGEVDYAFINLTHARKIANSIGGYVLIDQKDYSPINIIIGQLETSANQKDCEDFLKFLTTEEAAKITAKHGM, encoded by the coding sequence ATGCGTATCAATCAACTGTTTCTGATTTTTTTATTAGTTCTATGCATTCCTGCGGCAGCTCAATCTAAAATGATACTCGCTTCCGGTGCAGGTTACCGTTCACTTGTTGACGACTTAGCCGATACCTACACAAAAGAAACCGGCAACCAGATTGAACGCATCTACGGCAATATGTCTCGCGTTACGGCGCAGGCCAGTGTCAGCGGAGCAGTCGATATGGTTCTCGGTGATGCTAATTTCCTTAAAAAAGCAAAATTGCCTTTCAAAACCACACACAAAATAGGCAACGGCAAACTTGTTGTAGCATTTCCAAAAGGAAGCAGTTTTCATGATAAAACTGACCTGCTGAATGCTAAAGTGACCCGTATAGCTATTCCTGACACCAATCGGGCCATCTATGGAAAGGCCGCTCTGCAATATTTCAAAAACACGGGAATATACGATAAAATCGAGTCAAAATTACTCATTGTTGCCACGGTTCCGCAATCCGCATCATATGTTGTTGCAGGAGAAGTTGATTACGCATTTATCAATCTTACACATGCACGCAAAATCGCTAACTCAATCGGCGGGTATGTTCTTATTGATCAGAAAGATTATTCTCCTATCAACATTATTATCGGTCAGCTGGAAACCTCCGCAAATCAGAAAGACTGTGAAGACTTTTTAAAATTCCTCACAACTGAGGAAGCGGCTAAAATTACTGCCAAACACGGCATGTAG
- a CDS encoding ATP-binding cassette domain-containing protein, with protein MTLHLDIRKKLANFTLDVSLSCPAGTLTAIVGPSGAGKSTLVRIISGLESPDEGTVSLGNVCWNDTSKNFHATPQKRGLGLVFQEYTLFPHLTVRKNVAFAAVDKNCVQGLLNKFGIAHIADRKPSGISGGERQRAAFCQALAREPVLLLLDEPFSALDIATRESLRRELRELKKELNIPIIHVTHDLEEAYYLADKIFVMENGIASPQWLERQNARRNINYVIPNQYELVENM; from the coding sequence ATGACTCTTCATCTTGATATTCGCAAAAAACTTGCAAACTTTACATTGGATGTTTCTCTTTCCTGTCCCGCCGGAACTCTTACAGCCATTGTCGGGCCGTCCGGAGCAGGCAAGAGTACTTTAGTCAGAATTATTTCAGGCCTTGAGTCTCCTGATGAAGGAACTGTTTCACTCGGGAATGTCTGCTGGAATGATACTTCAAAAAATTTTCATGCAACACCTCAGAAAAGAGGTTTAGGATTGGTTTTTCAGGAATATACTCTTTTTCCTCATTTGACGGTTCGCAAAAATGTCGCTTTCGCAGCGGTGGATAAAAACTGTGTCCAAGGGTTGCTTAATAAATTCGGCATTGCCCACATTGCAGACCGCAAACCTTCCGGTATTTCCGGCGGAGAAAGACAGCGCGCGGCTTTTTGCCAGGCGTTGGCCCGTGAGCCGGTGTTGCTCCTACTTGATGAACCATTCTCAGCACTTGATATCGCTACGCGCGAATCATTACGCCGTGAACTCAGAGAGCTCAAAAAAGAACTGAACATCCCGATAATTCATGTCACGCATGATCTGGAAGAAGCTTACTACCTCGCAGACAAAATTTTTGTAATGGAAAACGGAATTGCCTCACCGCAATGGCTGGAAAGGCAGAACGCACGCCGGAATATAAACTATGTAATTCCTAATCAATATGAACTTGTGGAGAACATGTAA
- the modB gene encoding molybdate ABC transporter permease subunit gives MDFYPLVLSAKLAVATTLFIPVVAAPTAYILAFCRFRGKSLFDAVVSLPMVLPPTVLGFGLLILMGPQGPLGGLWRDATGERMVFSFSGILVASLVYNLPFAVQPMRAAFDKLDIRLLENSAVLGLSPTATFFRVVLPNSIPGLTAAAMLVFAHSLGEFGVILMVGGSIPGSTKVASIAIYEAVEAMRYQDALYMSLAIIPVSFLALLAINYINGRRR, from the coding sequence ATGGATTTTTACCCGCTCGTTCTGTCTGCCAAACTGGCCGTTGCAACAACCCTGTTCATTCCGGTTGTTGCAGCGCCAACGGCATACATACTGGCGTTTTGCCGATTTCGTGGAAAAAGTCTGTTTGATGCTGTTGTCTCTCTTCCTATGGTTTTGCCTCCCACGGTCCTTGGGTTCGGGCTCCTCATTCTGATGGGTCCCCAAGGTCCGCTGGGAGGACTTTGGAGAGATGCTACCGGCGAACGAATGGTTTTCAGTTTTTCAGGAATTTTAGTGGCTTCGCTGGTTTATAATCTCCCCTTCGCGGTTCAACCCATGCGCGCCGCCTTTGACAAACTGGATATCAGATTGCTTGAGAACTCCGCAGTTCTCGGACTTTCTCCTACTGCTACTTTCTTCCGCGTAGTCCTGCCTAACAGTATTCCGGGACTTACTGCGGCGGCGATGCTTGTGTTTGCACACAGCCTTGGTGAGTTCGGAGTAATTCTCATGGTCGGCGGCAGTATTCCGGGTTCTACAAAGGTTGCGTCCATTGCAATTTATGAGGCTGTGGAAGCTATGCGCTATCAGGACGCTCTGTATATGTCGCTTGCAATAATTCCGGTCAGCTTTCTTGCTCTGCTTGCCATTAACTACATCAACGGAAGGCGTCGATGA
- the modA gene encoding molybdate ABC transporter substrate-binding protein, whose protein sequence is MKRILTLVLTVLLALPIAANAADLLIGQAANFTPAMQEIIPAFKKATGLEVQATYTSTGKLYAQITNGAPFDVFLAADEKRPAKLFADGLAEKPFVYANGKLVFWSLNKEFGSAPWQKAVVNPKLKKISIANVETAPYGTAAMNALKKVNLWEKVKPELAYAQSISQTFQYAATGAADAGFCAYSSVFTDEGKKGFFTVVKEAPLVVQAACVLKSSEHKDAAAKFVKFLAGPEVKAIKSKYGYE, encoded by the coding sequence ATGAAACGCATTCTTACACTAGTTCTTACAGTACTTCTGGCTCTGCCTATTGCGGCAAATGCTGCTGACCTGCTTATCGGGCAGGCTGCAAACTTTACTCCGGCAATGCAGGAGATTATCCCGGCTTTCAAAAAAGCTACAGGACTCGAAGTTCAGGCAACTTATACATCAACAGGAAAACTCTACGCACAGATCACCAATGGCGCACCGTTCGATGTTTTCCTTGCTGCAGATGAAAAACGCCCAGCCAAACTTTTTGCAGACGGTCTTGCGGAAAAACCTTTTGTATATGCAAACGGTAAACTTGTTTTCTGGTCTCTTAACAAAGAATTCGGCTCCGCTCCTTGGCAGAAAGCTGTTGTTAATCCGAAACTGAAAAAGATTTCTATCGCAAACGTAGAGACGGCTCCTTACGGAACTGCAGCTATGAACGCTCTTAAAAAAGTTAATCTCTGGGAAAAAGTAAAACCTGAACTGGCATATGCTCAGTCCATTTCTCAGACATTTCAGTATGCTGCAACCGGCGCGGCTGATGCAGGTTTCTGTGCATATTCCTCCGTTTTCACAGACGAAGGTAAAAAAGGATTCTTTACCGTTGTAAAAGAAGCTCCTCTGGTTGTGCAGGCTGCCTGTGTACTTAAGTCTTCAGAGCATAAAGACGCTGCTGCTAAATTCGTTAAATTCTTAGCTGGCCCTGAAGTTAAAGCTATCAAGAGCAAATACGGATACGAATAA
- a CDS encoding TOBE domain-containing protein: MGTGKLAPCKFFDVPDNIKHLDTKMLDSLESAYRLWRDESGRADHLRSRTRVFCLFLILRHTGARLGEILKMDERKSINFGRATVTLGTEKFSREVPLPQNVCRELKALIEGPMGMGLESQVFHLDPGYVRRIFYDRAEACSLPRALGAPSVLRRSRAVELLRNGVPLGVVRKVLGQSSADLSAVYQEWSEGDVQNIVRRMALEESSLKSSARNTFIGHVAQIRRDGILADVEFETAEGLRISSVITLESLYKLDLEVGVPVSATIKAPLVSVRPAEGCTSSTRNCVIATVTEIKSTEILAEVSGETASGTRLCALVASWSIDEEGMNVGDKIEFCFKALSIVLHVV; encoded by the coding sequence ATGGGAACAGGTAAATTAGCCCCGTGTAAATTCTTTGATGTGCCGGATAATATTAAACATCTGGACACAAAAATGCTTGATTCTCTTGAGTCAGCTTATCGCTTATGGCGGGATGAATCCGGGCGAGCTGACCACTTGAGATCACGTACACGAGTCTTTTGTCTGTTTCTTATATTGCGGCATACCGGTGCGAGGCTTGGCGAAATTCTTAAAATGGATGAGAGAAAAAGTATAAATTTCGGACGTGCGACAGTCACTCTCGGAACAGAGAAATTCAGCCGCGAAGTTCCTCTGCCGCAAAATGTCTGCCGTGAACTTAAAGCTTTGATTGAAGGCCCGATGGGAATGGGACTAGAATCTCAGGTTTTTCATCTTGATCCGGGCTATGTGCGGCGTATTTTTTATGACAGGGCTGAGGCGTGTAGCCTCCCCCGTGCATTAGGTGCTCCAAGTGTGCTAAGGCGGTCCCGCGCTGTTGAGCTGCTCAGAAACGGAGTGCCGCTGGGGGTTGTACGTAAAGTACTTGGCCAATCTTCGGCAGATCTGTCAGCCGTTTATCAGGAGTGGTCTGAAGGTGATGTGCAGAACATTGTCCGGCGGATGGCTCTTGAAGAATCTTCCTTAAAATCCAGTGCCCGTAATACCTTCATAGGGCATGTCGCACAGATCCGTCGCGATGGAATCCTTGCTGACGTTGAATTTGAGACTGCTGAAGGGTTGCGAATAAGTTCGGTAATTACCCTTGAGAGTCTATATAAACTTGATCTTGAAGTAGGAGTTCCCGTTTCTGCAACGATTAAAGCTCCGCTTGTTTCTGTCCGGCCTGCGGAAGGTTGTACTTCCAGCACACGAAACTGTGTTATTGCAACGGTTACAGAAATAAAAAGTACTGAAATACTTGCCGAAGTTTCCGGCGAGACAGCGTCCGGAACAAGGTTATGTGCGCTTGTCGCCTCATGGAGTATCGACGAAGAAGGGATGAATGTTGGCGATAAGATAGAATTTTGTTTTAAAGCATTGTCCATTGTCCTTCATGTAGTTTAA
- the tpx gene encoding thiol peroxidase, translating to MSERTGVITFQGNPLTLIGAEVKVGDKAPDFSVTDNGLAPKTLADYKGKVLILSAVPSLDTPVCDMETRRFNNEAAKLSDDIAILTLSMDLPFAQARWCGAAGVEAVKTLSDHKDASFGEGYGSLIKELRLLTRAVFVVGKDGVVKYVQYLKEITEEPDYDAALAAAKKLV from the coding sequence ATGAGCGAAAGAACCGGAGTAATTACTTTCCAAGGGAATCCCCTCACACTTATCGGGGCTGAAGTAAAAGTCGGAGATAAAGCACCTGATTTCAGCGTGACTGATAACGGTCTGGCTCCTAAAACTCTTGCTGATTACAAAGGAAAAGTGCTTATTTTGAGTGCTGTTCCTTCTCTTGATACACCGGTATGTGACATGGAAACCCGCAGATTCAACAACGAAGCTGCAAAGCTGAGTGATGATATTGCAATTTTGACTCTAAGCATGGATCTTCCGTTTGCTCAGGCTCGCTGGTGCGGAGCTGCCGGAGTGGAAGCAGTTAAGACCCTCTCCGATCACAAAGACGCATCCTTCGGTGAAGGTTACGGATCGTTGATCAAAGAACTTCGTCTGCTTACCAGAGCAGTGTTTGTTGTCGGCAAAGACGGCGTTGTTAAGTACGTTCAGTATCTGAAAGAAATCACAGAAGAACCGGATTACGATGCAGCATTAGCCGCAGCTAAGAAACTCGTTTAG
- a CDS encoding FmdE family protein produces MNLEIHMASKADTDLHDDSIGSYSYEEFYEAARRFHGYPAPGLMLGGYMMEEARKHLPEGTLFDAISETSWCLPDAVQMLSLCSIGNGWLKIKNLGVYALSLYDKYTGKGVRVRVDPSKLEEWPEIKSWFLKEKPKKEQDTEKLQAEIRMAGASLCTIEIVQIKPEVMGHRSKGGITICPLCGDAYPGSFGAICRTCQGEGPYLERESGRQFKMEDLPNGLKSVPISEAEGKKAVHDMTRINPGDSKGPEFFKDHNFSAGDVCRLQLIGKNHIYVDEGDIPAGEWVHENEVAETFGRIMAGEGVVQEGMPREGKVNLVAEQDGVLVTNLEMMTQFNFVPDVMVAARKSGSLVKAGTRLAGTRAIPLYLSRDNFSRALSVLNGEPLFKIAPLRKAKVGLLITGDEVFNGLIEDKFEAIINAKIHALGSEVICTMIKPDSREQIRNAAISLMDKGCDLIITTAGMSVDPDDVTRHGLRDAGVTDIHYGVPVLPGTMLMLARAGGVQVIGVPACALFFKTTSLDLVLPRMLAGQTLTRKDLTAFADGGYCMECKTCTFPKCPFGK; encoded by the coding sequence ATGAATCTTGAAATCCACATGGCATCAAAAGCAGATACAGATTTGCATGACGATTCAATAGGGTCATATTCTTATGAAGAGTTCTATGAAGCTGCTCGGAGGTTTCATGGATATCCTGCTCCCGGGTTGATGCTCGGTGGTTATATGATGGAAGAAGCCCGCAAGCATCTTCCAGAAGGAACACTTTTCGATGCCATCAGCGAGACTTCCTGGTGTTTGCCGGATGCTGTGCAGATGCTCTCTCTTTGCAGCATCGGTAACGGTTGGCTCAAGATCAAAAATCTCGGAGTTTACGCTCTTTCACTCTACGATAAATATACAGGCAAGGGTGTGCGCGTCCGTGTCGACCCCTCAAAACTTGAAGAATGGCCTGAAATTAAATCTTGGTTTCTTAAGGAAAAGCCCAAAAAAGAGCAGGATACTGAAAAACTGCAAGCTGAAATCCGCATGGCAGGGGCTTCCTTATGCACCATTGAGATTGTTCAGATAAAGCCGGAAGTAATGGGTCATCGCAGTAAGGGCGGCATAACTATCTGTCCGTTGTGCGGCGATGCGTATCCCGGATCATTCGGTGCTATCTGTCGTACCTGTCAGGGAGAAGGCCCATATCTTGAGCGTGAGTCCGGTCGGCAGTTTAAGATGGAAGATCTGCCTAATGGATTAAAATCTGTTCCCATCAGCGAGGCTGAAGGTAAGAAGGCCGTTCATGACATGACCCGCATTAATCCTGGCGACAGCAAGGGGCCTGAGTTTTTCAAAGATCATAATTTCAGTGCCGGAGATGTGTGCCGCTTACAACTTATCGGCAAGAATCATATTTATGTTGATGAAGGTGACATTCCTGCCGGTGAATGGGTGCATGAAAATGAAGTTGCCGAAACCTTCGGGCGCATCATGGCCGGAGAAGGTGTAGTTCAGGAAGGAATGCCGCGCGAAGGAAAAGTTAATCTGGTGGCGGAGCAGGATGGAGTTCTTGTTACCAACCTTGAAATGATGACTCAGTTCAACTTTGTACCGGATGTAATGGTCGCGGCCCGTAAAAGCGGATCTCTTGTAAAAGCCGGTACGCGCCTTGCCGGAACCAGAGCTATTCCTCTTTATCTTTCCCGTGATAATTTTTCCAGAGCTCTTTCTGTCCTGAACGGCGAACCTTTGTTCAAAATTGCTCCGCTGCGTAAAGCCAAAGTCGGTTTACTCATTACCGGAGATGAAGTTTTCAACGGATTGATTGAGGATAAGTTTGAAGCAATCATTAACGCAAAAATTCATGCACTCGGAAGTGAAGTCATTTGTACAATGATTAAACCGGACAGCCGCGAACAAATACGTAATGCAGCAATATCGCTGATGGATAAAGGTTGTGATCTGATTATTACAACTGCCGGAATGTCTGTAGATCCTGATGATGTTACCCGGCATGGATTGAGAGATGCCGGAGTGACAGATATTCATTACGGAGTGCCTGTTCTGCCCGGAACTATGCTGATGCTCGCCCGTGCAGGTGGTGTTCAGGTTATAGGTGTTCCTGCATGTGCTCTTTTCTTTAAAACAACCAGCCTTGATCTTGTCCTGCCGCGTATGCTTGCCGGGCAGACTTTAACTCGTAAAGACCTCACTGCTTTCGCTGATGGCGGATATTGTATGGAATGCAAAACTTGCACCTTCCCCAAATGTCCTTTCGGAAAATAA
- a CDS encoding winged helix-turn-helix domain-containing protein — MQDITANPDFSYLNDPSAVDGHSPTIRLHLWLEGDEGVFFGYGRLQLLDQIEKCGSLKKAAEELGMSYRAAWGKIKQTEQVLGFQLIERIGCRRSGYRLTEAGRLVRDKFFEWFKQVECDARQRADEIFPWRSKSFGES, encoded by the coding sequence ATGCAGGATATTACTGCTAATCCGGACTTTAGTTACCTGAATGATCCGTCTGCCGTTGATGGGCACAGTCCTACAATACGTCTTCATCTTTGGCTTGAAGGAGATGAAGGAGTGTTTTTCGGGTACGGTCGTTTGCAACTCTTAGATCAGATTGAAAAATGTGGTTCTTTGAAAAAAGCAGCTGAGGAACTTGGAATGTCGTATAGAGCTGCATGGGGGAAAATTAAGCAGACCGAACAGGTGCTCGGATTTCAGCTCATTGAGAGGATTGGATGCAGGCGCAGCGGGTATCGTTTAACCGAAGCAGGGCGGCTTGTGCGTGATAAGTTCTTCGAATGGTTTAAACAGGTTGAATGCGATGCCAGACAACGGGCAGACGAAATTTTCCCGTGGCGTTCAAAAAGTTTCGGAGAATCTTGA